A window of the Haloquadratum walsbyi C23 genome harbors these coding sequences:
- a CDS encoding NADH-quinone oxidoreductase subunit D, with product MSLEEPEPTQSAEKTAEQLPTTGDEIESLLSDVVIGRDDHLNAPGVIIRPDDVQKTLRRLRNKAGFDHLSCVTADERIDRYESIYHLTSYDDRTRELSVVVPTTKDDPVSESAAPVFRTADWHEREAYDLVGINYEDHPDLRRILLPQTWQGHPLSNNYDQDRPQIVTLKEWENPLADDHREEEGDTMYVNIGPHHPATHGVLHVKTVLDGEQIADIDPDIGYLHRCEEQICEAKTYRHQIMPYPDRWDYASSGLLNEWAYARAAEDLNDLEVPEYAQVIRTMGAEICRIASHMLAVGTFALDVYGDFTAIFMYAMRDREKAQNILEDLTGQRMMFNYFRLGGVVWDLPEPRDEFFETIRDFLEDLPTALEEYHDLISSNEILQVRTIDTGVLPPEEAKSYGATGPVARGSGIDYDLRRDDPYGYYDELDWDVVTEDGCDNFSRLLVRLREVEESAKIIEQCVDILEGWPEDERTIQSNVPRTLRPDDDAEIYRAVEGAKGELGIYIRGDGTEEPGRFKIRSPCFSNLQTLPEMSSGEYIPDMVASLGSLDIVLGEVDR from the coding sequence ATGAGTCTTGAAGAACCTGAACCAACTCAAAGTGCTGAGAAGACGGCTGAACAATTACCAACAACGGGTGATGAGATTGAATCACTCCTCAGCGATGTCGTCATTGGTCGAGACGACCATTTGAACGCACCAGGGGTCATTATTCGCCCAGACGATGTACAGAAAACACTTCGTCGACTCCGCAATAAAGCCGGATTTGATCACCTCTCATGCGTGACAGCCGATGAGCGTATTGACCGATATGAGTCAATTTATCATCTCACGAGTTATGACGACCGTACTCGTGAGCTAAGCGTTGTTGTTCCAACCACGAAAGATGACCCGGTCAGTGAATCAGCCGCGCCTGTCTTTCGAACTGCAGATTGGCATGAACGTGAAGCTTATGACCTCGTTGGCATTAATTATGAGGATCATCCAGATCTTCGTCGAATCCTCCTTCCGCAGACGTGGCAGGGACATCCGCTTTCGAACAACTATGATCAGGACCGACCACAGATAGTCACTCTCAAAGAATGGGAAAATCCTCTTGCAGATGACCATCGTGAAGAAGAGGGTGACACAATGTATGTTAATATCGGTCCGCATCACCCAGCTACACACGGTGTTCTTCATGTGAAGACTGTGCTTGATGGCGAACAAATTGCAGATATCGACCCTGATATTGGCTATCTTCATCGATGTGAGGAACAGATCTGTGAAGCGAAAACATACCGTCATCAGATTATGCCGTATCCGGATCGCTGGGATTACGCCTCATCTGGACTACTCAATGAGTGGGCGTACGCACGCGCTGCTGAGGATCTTAATGATCTCGAAGTCCCAGAATATGCACAGGTTATCCGAACAATGGGAGCTGAGATCTGTCGGATTGCTTCACATATGCTTGCGGTTGGGACCTTCGCATTAGATGTCTATGGAGACTTTACCGCAATCTTCATGTATGCCATGCGTGACCGGGAGAAAGCACAAAATATTCTTGAGGATCTCACCGGTCAGCGGATGATGTTTAATTACTTCCGACTTGGTGGCGTTGTCTGGGACCTCCCAGAACCTCGTGATGAATTTTTCGAGACTATTCGTGACTTCTTAGAGGATCTTCCAACAGCACTTGAGGAGTATCACGATCTTATTTCCTCGAACGAGATTCTCCAAGTACGAACGATTGACACCGGTGTGCTCCCACCTGAAGAAGCAAAATCCTACGGTGCCACGGGACCGGTCGCTCGTGGGTCTGGTATTGACTACGATCTTCGTCGCGATGATCCATATGGGTACTATGACGAACTCGATTGGGACGTTGTGACCGAAGATGGCTGTGATAATTTCAGTCGACTTCTTGTCCGCCTTCGTGAGGTCGAGGAGTCTGCGAAGATTATTGAACAGTGTGTTGACATCCTTGAGGGGTGGCCCGAGGATGAGCGCACAATACAATCGAATGTCCCACGAACACTCCGCCCTGATGATGATGCTGAGATCTATCGTGCTGTTGAGGGTGCAAAAGGTGAACTTGGTATCTATATCCGTGGCGATGGCACTGAAGAACCAGGGCGATTCAAAATCCGGAGTCCATGCTTTTCAAACCTGCAGACACTTCCGGAGATGTCAAGTGGTGAGTATATCCCAGATATGGTTGCTTCACTTGGCAGTCTTGATATCGTTCTTGGTGAGGTGGACCGCTAA
- a CDS encoding 5-(carboxyamino)imidazole ribonucleotide synthase: MSVTVPGPTLGVVGGGQLGRMLAEAAAPLGVEVIVLDPTPDCPAAPVARDHIIGEFDDPDAVSDLAARVDAMTFEIELADADLLSDAISTFDVTVNPAPSTLAMIEDKLIQKRTLDDAGIPVPSFRPVDTVSELTTALDIFDAVMLKARTGGYDGRGNVPVTDPANAADALEAVGGSAMAERLIDFTRELSVIAVKGDETVRTFPPGENIHDEEILRETIVPARTSEEVRNRANAVARDVLETLDGRGVFGIELFETEAGDILVNEIAPRPHNSGHWTIEGAHSSQFEQHIRAVLGWPLGSTARRSPTVMTNILGTVDNSRPAALTGIEPALTDEHISLHWYGKDEVRPLRKMGHLTLSDDTISITDPSTNPDSLTIQSLIERARQCREAVAFIQTPPESS; this comes from the coding sequence GTGTCAGTTACTGTTCCTGGACCAACGCTTGGTGTCGTCGGTGGGGGGCAACTTGGTCGAATGCTTGCTGAAGCCGCTGCTCCGCTCGGTGTTGAGGTAATCGTTCTTGATCCAACACCAGATTGCCCTGCTGCTCCTGTGGCTCGCGATCACATTATTGGTGAATTTGACGATCCAGACGCTGTTTCCGACCTTGCTGCTCGTGTTGATGCAATGACGTTTGAAATCGAACTGGCAGATGCTGATCTTCTATCGGACGCAATATCGACATTTGATGTGACAGTCAACCCAGCTCCCTCGACGCTAGCGATGATTGAGGACAAACTTATTCAAAAGCGAACACTCGATGATGCTGGGATTCCTGTTCCGTCTTTTCGACCCGTTGATACGGTCTCTGAACTCACAACAGCACTTGATATATTTGATGCTGTGATGTTAAAAGCCCGAACTGGGGGATATGATGGTCGTGGAAATGTGCCGGTTACTGACCCCGCGAACGCTGCAGATGCACTTGAGGCAGTTGGTGGCTCAGCCATGGCTGAACGGTTAATTGATTTCACACGTGAGCTTTCTGTGATTGCTGTCAAAGGGGATGAAACAGTACGAACATTTCCGCCAGGGGAGAATATACACGACGAAGAGATTCTTCGTGAAACTATTGTTCCCGCTCGTACCAGCGAGGAAGTTCGCAATCGTGCGAATGCGGTTGCCCGCGACGTACTCGAAACGTTGGATGGTCGCGGTGTTTTCGGTATTGAACTGTTTGAAACTGAAGCTGGTGATATTCTTGTCAATGAAATCGCTCCTCGACCACATAACTCCGGACACTGGACAATCGAGGGTGCACATAGTTCACAATTTGAACAACATATTCGTGCTGTGTTAGGATGGCCACTCGGGTCGACAGCCCGTCGATCACCGACCGTGATGACAAATATTCTCGGAACAGTCGATAACTCCCGTCCGGCAGCACTCACCGGTATTGAGCCGGCACTTACAGATGAACATATCTCGTTACATTGGTATGGAAAAGATGAGGTTCGCCCACTTCGTAAAATGGGTCATCTAACTCTTAGCGATGATACAATTTCGATAACCGACCCATCAACGAACCCAGACTCATTAACGATTCAATCACTGATTGAAAGAGCCCGACAGTGTCGTGAAGCAGTAGCGTTTATACAAACACCACCTGAGTCATCATAA
- the nuoL gene encoding NADH-quinone oxidoreductase subunit L, whose product MVGIFDLAPVIILLPFISFLTALAIGNRLPKGGALTGITATGGSLLIAIATGVAVSGGRVYTATIYTWASGLDVVNLTFGVLIDPLSAMMLVIVTLVSFLVHIFSLGYMNDEGEVGLPRYYAGLGLFSASMLGFVVADNLLMAFMFFELVGLCSYLLIGFWFREPGPPSAAKKAFLVTRFGDYFFLVGVVAVFATFGTAAFSGSGSFPALAEAALLGEAAESVRTFGFEPQLWFTIIGLLILGGVVGKSAQFPLHTWLPDAMEGPTPVSALIHAATMVAAGVYLVARMYGFYALSPTALAVIAFFGGFTALVAATMGVVKREIKQVLAYSTISQYGYIMLGLGGGGYVAATFHLMTHAFFKALLFLGAGSVIIAMHHTEDMWEMGGLKKKLPVTYYTFVTGSLALAGIIPFAGFWSKDEVLYETLLHGLDGNTILLAAYAMGLIAVFFTGFYTFRMVFLTFHGNPRSETAREPENVGMNIKIPLTILGILAATTGFLNMTPVAKLTGLHIEFLHKWLEHGFTGLTVEHYGELLHDVAGYGATGIELSPILPGAVSLGLALAGFLLAYQLYNVPEPVAHTDRLGSLKTMVYNNYYQDEYQVWIATGFTQPLARVASKLDQGVIDGVVNGVSGVSLFAGSRVRRIQTGIVSNYAALLTLGLTALLVGLGLMGGWFV is encoded by the coding sequence ATGGTTGGAATATTTGATCTCGCGCCAGTAATCATCCTCCTGCCGTTTATTTCATTCCTCACGGCGCTTGCTATCGGAAATCGACTTCCAAAAGGCGGAGCGCTCACCGGAATTACCGCAACCGGTGGGTCATTACTAATCGCAATCGCGACCGGAGTCGCCGTTTCTGGAGGACGTGTCTATACTGCAACAATCTATACATGGGCTAGCGGTCTTGATGTGGTTAATCTAACCTTTGGTGTTCTCATCGACCCGCTCTCGGCAATGATGTTGGTCATTGTTACGCTTGTCTCATTCCTTGTTCATATATTCAGTCTTGGATACATGAATGACGAAGGCGAAGTCGGACTCCCACGATATTATGCCGGACTTGGACTTTTCTCTGCATCAATGCTCGGCTTTGTCGTTGCTGATAACCTACTAATGGCATTTATGTTCTTTGAGCTCGTCGGGCTCTGCTCATATCTCCTTATCGGGTTTTGGTTTCGTGAACCAGGTCCGCCAAGCGCAGCAAAAAAGGCATTTCTTGTCACGCGATTTGGAGACTACTTCTTTCTTGTTGGTGTGGTTGCTGTCTTTGCGACATTTGGAACGGCTGCATTTTCTGGCAGCGGGTCATTCCCGGCACTTGCAGAGGCAGCATTGCTTGGGGAGGCTGCTGAGTCTGTTCGGACATTCGGATTTGAACCACAGTTATGGTTCACAATTATCGGACTGTTGATCCTCGGCGGTGTCGTTGGGAAATCAGCACAATTCCCACTTCATACGTGGCTTCCAGATGCAATGGAGGGTCCAACACCCGTTTCAGCTCTCATTCATGCTGCGACAATGGTGGCCGCCGGTGTGTATCTCGTTGCACGGATGTATGGCTTCTACGCGCTTTCACCGACAGCACTTGCCGTAATTGCATTCTTTGGCGGATTCACAGCGCTTGTTGCTGCGACCATGGGTGTCGTCAAGCGTGAGATAAAACAGGTGCTTGCATACTCAACAATCTCACAATATGGCTATATTATGCTTGGTCTCGGTGGTGGTGGCTATGTTGCCGCAACATTCCATCTGATGACACATGCATTTTTCAAAGCGCTGTTATTCCTTGGTGCAGGATCAGTCATTATTGCAATGCATCATACCGAGGATATGTGGGAAATGGGTGGGCTGAAGAAGAAACTCCCAGTCACATATTATACTTTTGTCACTGGGTCACTCGCACTCGCTGGAATTATTCCTTTTGCTGGGTTTTGGTCGAAAGATGAGGTCCTTTATGAAACATTATTACATGGACTTGATGGAAACACAATCCTCCTTGCTGCGTATGCAATGGGACTCATCGCCGTGTTCTTCACTGGTTTCTATACCTTCCGGATGGTATTTCTGACCTTCCACGGTAACCCTCGATCGGAGACCGCTCGTGAACCAGAAAACGTCGGAATGAATATTAAGATTCCACTTACCATTCTTGGAATCCTCGCCGCAACAACTGGCTTTCTCAATATGACACCTGTTGCGAAACTAACTGGATTACATATTGAGTTCTTACATAAATGGCTTGAGCATGGATTTACTGGTCTCACTGTTGAACACTATGGTGAACTTTTACACGATGTTGCTGGATACGGTGCAACTGGGATTGAATTAAGCCCAATCCTCCCTGGTGCGGTATCACTTGGATTGGCGCTTGCTGGATTCTTACTGGCATATCAACTATATAATGTCCCTGAGCCGGTCGCTCATACTGACCGCCTTGGTAGTCTCAAAACAATGGTATACAATAATTATTATCAGGACGAATATCAGGTCTGGATTGCAACAGGCTTCACACAACCGCTTGCTCGTGTTGCGAGCAAACTTGATCAAGGCGTCATTGACGGAGTCGTCAATGGCGTTTCTGGTGTAAGCTTATTTGCTGGTAGCCGAGTCAGACGGATTCAAACAGGTATTGTCAGCAATTATGCAGCATTACTGACGCTTGGACTCACGGCACTGCTTGTTGGGCTTGGGCTCATGGGAGGGTGGTTTGTATGA
- a CDS encoding NADH-quinone oxidoreductase subunit B, giving the protein MSSEQDNAFVTDDTQVQTDTRDARISGTDERFNSKLREAFGSSPFILTKFDQFMNWVRGSSMFMLQFGIACCSIEMMHTYAVKHDLDRFGAGVPRASPRQADVIIVPGTIVSKFAPRMKRVYDQMPEPKFVVGMGSCTVSGGPFQEGYNVIKGAEEVIPVDIHIPGCPPRPEALVYGIAKLQERISNGESAPVTVKPYELQQFDDLSQDEIVSQLAEEIDEDDLVMRYDWADSS; this is encoded by the coding sequence ATGAGCAGCGAACAAGATAACGCATTTGTTACAGACGACACCCAGGTACAGACCGATACTCGAGACGCCCGGATATCGGGTACTGATGAACGATTTAATTCGAAACTTCGTGAGGCATTCGGCTCCTCGCCGTTTATTCTCACGAAATTTGACCAGTTTATGAACTGGGTCCGCGGGTCATCGATGTTTATGCTTCAGTTCGGCATTGCTTGCTGCAGTATCGAGATGATGCATACCTATGCAGTCAAACACGATCTTGACCGCTTTGGCGCTGGCGTTCCGCGGGCATCCCCACGTCAAGCTGATGTTATCATAGTTCCCGGTACGATTGTCTCAAAATTCGCCCCTCGTATGAAACGAGTGTATGACCAGATGCCTGAACCGAAGTTTGTGGTTGGAATGGGCTCTTGTACAGTCTCTGGTGGTCCGTTCCAAGAGGGCTACAATGTAATTAAAGGCGCTGAGGAGGTCATCCCTGTTGATATTCACATTCCTGGTTGTCCTCCACGTCCGGAAGCACTTGTATATGGAATCGCGAAACTCCAAGAGCGAATTTCAAACGGCGAATCTGCACCAGTGACGGTCAAGCCATATGAACTCCAGCAGTTTGATGATCTCTCACAGGACGAGATTGTCTCACAACTGGCTGAGGAGATTGATGAAGATGACCTTGTGATGCGGTATGACTGGGCTGATTCATCATGA
- the nuoK gene encoding NADH-quinone oxidoreductase subunit NuoK has protein sequence MLTPQYYLVLSAAVFCTGLFGILTRRNALLFLMSVELMLNAANINLIAFSYLWGNITGQTFGLFVMALAAAEVAIGIGIILVLYRNFDNVDVTDATTMRW, from the coding sequence ATGCTTACACCACAGTATTATCTTGTTCTCTCCGCAGCAGTATTTTGTACCGGATTATTCGGTATTCTGACGCGGCGGAACGCACTCTTATTTTTGATGTCTGTTGAATTGATGTTAAATGCCGCAAATATCAATCTCATTGCGTTCTCATATTTATGGGGTAATATTACTGGACAGACTTTTGGACTCTTTGTCATGGCGCTTGCCGCAGCAGAGGTCGCTATTGGTATTGGTATCATCCTCGTATTATATCGCAACTTCGATAACGTCGACGTTACCGACGCTACAACAATGAGGTGGTAA
- a CDS encoding NADH-quinone oxidoreductase subunit J, producing MVYETIAFVLFALVTVGCSLGVVLMQDVWHSALLLGGALLSVAVHYVMLQAEFLAVMQILVYVGGVLILVTFAVMLTRTQPEGSNI from the coding sequence ATGGTTTATGAGACAATCGCATTTGTGCTGTTTGCGCTTGTAACAGTCGGATGCAGTTTAGGCGTCGTTCTCATGCAGGATGTGTGGCATTCCGCACTCTTGCTTGGGGGGGCGTTATTGAGCGTTGCAGTGCACTATGTAATGTTGCAAGCAGAGTTCCTCGCTGTGATGCAAATTCTTGTGTATGTTGGCGGGGTATTGATTCTTGTTACATTTGCTGTAATGCTGACCCGAACACAACCGGAGGGAAGTAACATATGA
- a CDS encoding NADH dehydrogenase → MTTRPKLKLGSHLLPGLAAIGLFIVMTAAFLSASFPQPQGFPADANITASIGYAMFNLNLGDVAGESFLAAFIIIALTLDVALDGSIHLARREYSDSDTSVITDGGRKLKNHVFNEGDD, encoded by the coding sequence ATGACAACACGGCCAAAACTCAAACTTGGATCGCACCTGCTTCCAGGGCTAGCTGCCATTGGACTGTTCATTGTGATGACTGCAGCATTCCTGTCTGCATCGTTCCCACAACCGCAGGGATTCCCTGCAGATGCAAATATTACTGCAAGCATCGGCTATGCAATGTTCAATCTCAACCTGGGTGATGTTGCCGGCGAGAGCTTCCTTGCTGCATTTATTATTATTGCTCTTACGCTTGATGTTGCACTTGATGGATCAATCCATCTTGCACGTCGTGAGTACTCTGACTCGGACACGTCAGTCATTACAGATGGTGGACGAAAGCTCAAAAATCATGTTTTTAATGAAGGTGATGATTAA
- a CDS encoding complex I subunit 1/NuoH family protein — protein sequence MPALLQSKTLLPETIANLLGLSGTLGAIIGGLIGAFVIANLLLVQTAVAGPWAKRKITAAFTDRIAVNRIGPFGLLVIVADAVRLLSKELVIPEGVDRPAWDLGPLVIPFSALLGFAVIPMGSGIQLADPETGIVFAFAAGSIASVGLIMMGYSSNNKFSLLGGLRAIASNIAYEIPLVITGASVILFTGTLQTSAIVAQQSEPLISIAGVTIPQWFAFVNPFAFVLFVIANLAEVGRNPFDIPEAPTEIVAGYQTEYSSVYFVLIYLGEFIHIFLGGAIAATLFLGGPAGPVLPGFIWFTIKIWLFYLFTQWVRSAIPRLRVDQFLDVGWKGMLVLSFANLALTAIIVGVIA from the coding sequence ATGCCGGCGCTATTGCAGTCGAAAACGCTGCTTCCTGAAACGATTGCAAACCTACTCGGTCTCTCAGGAACCCTTGGTGCAATTATTGGTGGGTTGATTGGTGCATTCGTAATTGCTAATCTCTTATTGGTCCAGACGGCTGTTGCAGGACCGTGGGCAAAGCGAAAGATTACAGCTGCGTTCACAGATCGGATTGCGGTCAATCGCATTGGTCCGTTCGGCTTACTCGTCATCGTTGCTGATGCCGTTCGATTGTTATCAAAGGAACTTGTCATTCCTGAGGGTGTTGACCGCCCAGCGTGGGATCTTGGACCACTTGTTATCCCATTTTCAGCGTTGCTTGGATTTGCTGTAATTCCAATGGGAAGCGGCATTCAGTTGGCTGATCCCGAAACTGGAATTGTGTTTGCATTCGCAGCGGGTTCGATTGCATCGGTTGGACTTATTATGATGGGATATAGTTCAAATAATAAGTTCTCACTACTCGGCGGACTCCGCGCAATTGCGTCGAATATTGCCTATGAGATTCCACTTGTTATCACCGGGGCTTCAGTTATCTTATTTACCGGTACACTGCAGACAAGTGCAATTGTTGCACAGCAGAGTGAACCACTCATATCAATTGCTGGTGTAACAATCCCACAGTGGTTTGCATTCGTGAATCCATTCGCATTTGTTTTATTTGTGATTGCAAATCTCGCAGAAGTCGGTCGAAACCCATTTGACATTCCTGAGGCACCAACGGAGATTGTTGCGGGATATCAAACCGAGTACTCATCAGTATACTTTGTATTGATTTACCTTGGTGAATTTATTCATATTTTCCTTGGTGGTGCCATCGCGGCGACGTTATTCCTCGGTGGTCCTGCCGGTCCGGTTCTCCCGGGATTCATCTGGTTTACAATCAAAATCTGGTTGTTTTATCTCTTCACACAGTGGGTTCGATCGGCGATCCCACGACTTCGTGTTGATCAATTTCTTGATGTCGGTTGGAAGGGGATGCTTGTCCTCTCGTTCGCAAATCTGGCACTCACGGCCATTATCGTGGGAGTGATAGCATGA
- the purE gene encoding 5-(carboxyamino)imidazole ribonucleotide mutase encodes MPAHTPNEPTIQALLDRLHTQADTDLTTAETPDVGIIMGSDSDLDTMVGAHEALDKLGFDEQTEFMTSPDARFTYETYVVSAHRTPQVLYAYGETAADRGIDVIIAGAGGKSADLPNMTASIAYPIPVIGVPVQEKSVDSVIGMPTGAPIVAVDAGKSHNAALSAAQILSREHDVLKTRLEEYHTALITDVAADSFRMHDAGVNTFRASDGESGTSND; translated from the coding sequence ATGCCAGCGCATACACCAAATGAGCCAACAATACAGGCACTTCTTGATCGACTTCATACCCAAGCTGATACTGATCTGACCACAGCAGAAACACCTGATGTTGGGATTATCATGGGGTCTGATTCAGACTTAGATACCATGGTCGGTGCTCATGAAGCACTTGACAAACTTGGGTTCGATGAACAGACTGAATTTATGACTTCACCGGATGCACGATTCACATATGAGACATATGTTGTCTCCGCACACAGAACACCACAGGTATTGTATGCATACGGCGAAACAGCAGCCGACCGGGGGATTGATGTCATTATTGCCGGTGCCGGAGGGAAATCAGCTGACCTGCCGAACATGACTGCCTCAATTGCATATCCAATTCCTGTTATTGGCGTTCCTGTGCAGGAGAAATCCGTTGATTCTGTCATTGGCATGCCAACAGGTGCACCAATTGTTGCTGTTGATGCTGGGAAATCGCATAATGCAGCGCTCTCAGCCGCACAGATCCTCTCTCGTGAACATGACGTGCTCAAAACACGACTTGAAGAGTACCATACAGCTCTCATCACCGACGTCGCAGCAGATTCATTCCGGATGCATGACGCTGGTGTTAATACCTTCCGTGCGAGTGATGGTGAATCAGGTACGTCCAATGACTAA
- a CDS encoding NuoI/complex I 23 kDa subunit family protein, with product MIGLLKSMATTMKHALDGETFTVEYPDVAPEVSPRFRGVHKFSQERCIWCRQCEKVCPNDTIQIVQDDKRNGEQYNLHIGQCIYCRLCEEVCPVDAILLTQNFEFTADTKDEFVYNMEQLKNVPWYKDIDPLNSREPDRGGWIDEGAGEVDYQ from the coding sequence ATGATTGGACTGCTCAAATCAATGGCGACAACGATGAAGCATGCATTGGACGGAGAAACATTCACGGTTGAATATCCTGACGTCGCTCCAGAGGTCAGCCCTCGTTTCCGCGGGGTTCATAAATTCAGTCAAGAGCGCTGTATCTGGTGTCGACAATGTGAAAAAGTCTGCCCAAATGATACAATACAGATTGTACAGGATGATAAACGAAATGGCGAGCAGTATAATCTGCATATCGGACAGTGTATTTATTGTCGATTATGTGAGGAGGTCTGCCCCGTCGATGCAATCTTGTTGACACAGAATTTTGAGTTTACTGCAGATACAAAAGATGAGTTCGTCTACAATATGGAGCAACTCAAAAATGTTCCATGGTACAAGGATATCGATCCACTCAATTCCCGTGAACCAGACCGTGGTGGGTGGATTGATGAGGGAGCAGGTGAAGTCGATTATCAGTAA
- a CDS encoding NADH-quinone oxidoreductase subunit A yields MSEWIAVGALGLVAVGIPLGMMAVSAILRPTVPEQGKSATYESGEIPTGSARVQFNIQYYMIALLFLVFDVETVLILPWTVIYRPALEAGADLTTVLLPMLVFIGILIVGLVWAWRNGAVKWIKSPLANRQKTERDI; encoded by the coding sequence ATGAGTGAATGGATCGCAGTCGGTGCACTCGGACTTGTCGCTGTTGGCATCCCACTTGGGATGATGGCTGTATCAGCGATCCTTCGTCCGACTGTCCCCGAACAAGGAAAGAGCGCTACGTATGAGAGCGGTGAGATTCCAACTGGATCAGCACGCGTTCAATTTAATATCCAATATTACATGATTGCGCTGCTGTTTCTTGTATTTGATGTCGAAACTGTACTCATACTCCCGTGGACCGTTATCTATCGGCCCGCATTAGAAGCCGGCGCAGATCTTACCACGGTGTTGCTTCCAATGCTTGTGTTTATTGGTATCCTCATCGTCGGATTAGTCTGGGCATGGCGGAATGGCGCTGTTAAGTGGATCAAAAGTCCACTCGCAAACCGTCAAAAAACAGAACGAGATATATGA